A portion of the Streptomyces sp. NBC_01335 genome contains these proteins:
- a CDS encoding flavin reductase family protein: protein MRQLMAGFPTGVGIATAFDSESRPWGMTCTSLVSVALEPPTLLVCLRSGSPTLHAALEAGEFAMNLLHQGAQSTAELFASGAPDRFDRVEWTAPPAAAGPHLSSDAHAVANCAVVRQDTLGDHVVVFAEVRDVHLNRTPTPLLYGLRRYASWPTN, encoded by the coding sequence ATGCGGCAGTTGATGGCCGGGTTTCCCACGGGAGTGGGGATCGCCACCGCCTTCGACTCGGAGTCCCGCCCCTGGGGCATGACGTGTACGTCCCTGGTGAGCGTCGCCCTGGAACCGCCCACTCTCCTGGTGTGCCTGCGCAGCGGCAGCCCCACCCTGCACGCCGCGCTCGAAGCCGGGGAGTTCGCCATGAACCTCCTCCACCAAGGGGCGCAGTCGACCGCGGAACTGTTCGCCTCCGGTGCGCCGGACCGCTTCGACCGCGTCGAGTGGACCGCGCCCCCGGCCGCCGCCGGGCCGCATCTGAGCTCCGACGCCCACGCGGTCGCCAACTGCGCGGTCGTACGGCAGGACACCCTCGGCGATCACGTCGTCGTCTTCGCCGAGGTGCGTGACGTCCACCTGAACCGCACACCGACCCCCCTGCTCTACGGACTGCGGCGGTATGCGTCATGGCCGACGAACTGA
- a CDS encoding cation:proton antiporter domain-containing protein, which yields MADELRLAPPKRGRSAPAPSRARYVYVLLVLIPVALVAVVLRFGITDTGSGGPGGAADRAHAASGTFAELLLALAVILGVCHLTAGLFRRMSQPAVIGEIVAGILLGPSLLGLLWPSGYHRLFPADLTAPINTLAQLGLICFMFMVGYELDLRAVRGRGQTVLTISHVGVAVPLLAGVLLALGMYASYAPDGLGFTAFGLFIAVAMSITAFPVLARIIAERRSDELTVGPVALACAAVGDVTAWCLLAVVVAAAEDSSLYGVIQILCLTALFCALLRFAVRPVLEHTLGTRTWSRGTVMPVLFSGILLSALSTDQIGIHAIFGPFLLGAVTPRGSAPVEWAVGRLRSVTEALLLPLFFVFSGLRTSIGLLGDWQAWCWCLAVVATAMATKWVGTALAARGCGMGWEESLSMGALMNCRGLTELVVLNVGLDLGVITPTVFTMFIVMALISTLLTAPALSLIARRFSGTRATPR from the coding sequence ATGGCCGACGAACTGAGGCTGGCGCCCCCGAAGAGGGGGCGGAGCGCCCCGGCCCCTTCCCGGGCGCGATACGTCTACGTCCTCCTGGTGCTGATCCCGGTGGCCCTGGTGGCGGTCGTACTGCGCTTCGGCATCACGGACACCGGGTCGGGAGGGCCGGGCGGAGCGGCCGACAGGGCACACGCGGCTTCCGGAACGTTCGCCGAGCTGCTGTTGGCCCTGGCGGTGATCCTCGGCGTCTGCCATCTGACGGCGGGTCTCTTCCGGCGGATGTCCCAGCCCGCCGTCATCGGTGAGATCGTCGCCGGCATCCTGCTCGGCCCCTCGCTGCTGGGACTGCTGTGGCCGAGCGGGTATCACCGGCTGTTTCCCGCGGACCTGACGGCGCCGATCAACACACTCGCCCAACTCGGTCTGATCTGCTTCATGTTCATGGTCGGTTACGAGTTGGACCTGCGAGCGGTGCGCGGCCGCGGGCAGACCGTCCTGACGATCAGTCACGTCGGCGTCGCCGTACCCCTGCTCGCGGGGGTGCTGCTGGCGCTGGGGATGTACGCGTCGTACGCCCCGGACGGCCTGGGCTTCACGGCCTTCGGCTTGTTCATCGCCGTCGCCATGAGCATCACGGCCTTTCCGGTGCTGGCCCGCATCATCGCCGAACGGCGTTCCGACGAGCTGACCGTCGGACCGGTCGCGCTCGCCTGCGCGGCGGTCGGGGACGTCACGGCCTGGTGTCTGCTGGCCGTGGTGGTCGCCGCGGCCGAGGACTCCTCCCTGTACGGCGTGATCCAGATCCTGTGCCTCACGGCGCTGTTCTGCGCGCTGCTGCGCTTCGCGGTGCGCCCCGTGCTGGAGCACACGCTCGGCACGCGCACCTGGTCCCGCGGCACGGTCATGCCGGTGCTCTTCTCCGGCATCCTGCTCAGCGCGCTGTCCACGGACCAGATCGGTATTCACGCGATCTTCGGGCCCTTCCTGCTGGGAGCGGTCACGCCGCGGGGCTCGGCCCCGGTCGAATGGGCGGTGGGACGGCTGCGATCGGTGACCGAGGCACTGTTGCTGCCGCTGTTCTTCGTCTTCTCCGGGCTGCGCACCTCGATCGGGCTGCTCGGCGACTGGCAGGCATGGTGCTGGTGTCTGGCCGTCGTGGCCACGGCGATGGCCACGAAGTGGGTCGGCACCGCGCTGGCCGCCAGAGGCTGCGGCATGGGCTGGGAGGAGTCGCTGTCCATGGGCGCCCTGATGAACTGCCGCGGTCTGACCGAGCTGGTCGTGCTCAACGTCGGTCTGGACCTCGGGGTCATCACGCCCACGGTGTTCACGATGTTCATCGTCATGGCGCTGATCTCCACCCTGCTCACCGCCCCCGCGCTCTCGCTGATCGCGCGCCGGTTCTCCGGGACGCGCGCCACTCCCCGGTGA
- a CDS encoding salicylate synthase has product MHQSPRHYFETRLRPASDPMTAAARLASSGLHPDYVVYENGGTWSYAGGALAEITLDRSGARLRKQEQEEVLLPWDGRPLQQVQSLLDTVRIKDWRAYGWAAFELSYAKDGDLRHVGDQRLLHLVVPHTEIRIEAGEAYLRSADQATLSAALDVLAEEHTESRAVPDPVDVRQAGADAYRRAVGAAVDAINGRVLQKVIFSRVVPVDHELDFVGTYLAGRRGNNPARSFLLSLGGIEATGFSPEIVVQVAPDGRVVSQPLAGTRALTGDRAEDDRLRAELLTDPKEIYEHAISVKIACDELLEVCAPGTVDVEEFMVVKDRGTVQHLASRVGGQLADGQGAWDAFKAVFPAVTASGVPKDAAYDSIRSNESEARGLYGGAVLTVSHEGAMDATLVLRSVYRQNGRTWLRAGAGIVGQSRPERELEETCEKLGSVGRFLVPAAEPVEAVGAGAGAMAGGTRP; this is encoded by the coding sequence ATGCACCAGTCCCCCCGGCACTACTTCGAGACGAGGCTGAGACCGGCCTCGGATCCCATGACCGCCGCTGCTCGCCTGGCGTCGTCCGGTCTGCACCCGGACTACGTCGTCTACGAGAACGGCGGCACCTGGTCCTACGCCGGCGGCGCGCTCGCCGAGATCACCCTGGACCGTTCGGGGGCTCGGCTCCGGAAGCAGGAGCAGGAGGAGGTGCTGCTGCCGTGGGACGGCCGCCCCCTGCAGCAGGTGCAGAGCCTGCTCGACACCGTACGGATCAAGGACTGGCGGGCCTACGGCTGGGCGGCGTTCGAGCTGTCGTACGCCAAGGACGGAGACCTCCGACACGTCGGTGACCAGCGGCTGCTTCACCTCGTCGTCCCCCACACCGAGATCAGGATCGAGGCCGGCGAGGCCTATCTGCGCTCGGCTGACCAGGCCACTCTCTCGGCCGCGCTGGACGTGCTGGCCGAGGAGCACACCGAGTCGCGGGCCGTACCGGACCCCGTGGACGTACGGCAGGCCGGAGCGGATGCCTACCGCCGGGCCGTCGGCGCCGCGGTCGACGCGATCAACGGCCGGGTCCTCCAGAAGGTGATCTTCTCGCGGGTGGTCCCGGTCGATCACGAACTCGACTTCGTGGGCACATACCTGGCGGGGCGGCGTGGCAACAACCCCGCGAGGTCCTTCCTGCTCAGCCTCGGTGGCATCGAGGCGACGGGCTTCAGCCCGGAGATCGTCGTCCAGGTCGCCCCGGACGGACGTGTGGTCAGCCAGCCCCTGGCCGGGACCCGGGCGCTCACCGGCGACCGGGCCGAGGACGACCGGCTGCGCGCGGAACTGCTCACCGACCCCAAGGAGATCTACGAACACGCCATCTCCGTGAAGATCGCCTGCGACGAACTCCTGGAGGTATGCGCCCCCGGCACCGTCGACGTCGAGGAGTTCATGGTCGTCAAGGATCGCGGCACCGTGCAGCACCTGGCCTCCCGGGTCGGCGGACAGCTCGCCGACGGCCAAGGGGCCTGGGACGCCTTCAAGGCGGTGTTCCCGGCGGTCACCGCATCCGGTGTGCCCAAGGACGCCGCCTACGACAGCATCCGCAGCAACGAGTCCGAGGCCCGGGGGCTCTACGGCGGGGCCGTTCTGACGGTCAGTCACGAGGGCGCCATGGACGCGACCCTGGTGCTGCGCAGCGTCTACCGGCAGAACGGCCGCACCTGGCTGCGGGCCGGCGCGGGCATCGTGGGGCAGTCCCGTCCGGAGCGGGAACTGGAGGAGACCTGCGAGAAGCTGGGCAGTGTCGGACGCTTCCTGGTGCCCGCCGCCGAGCCCGTCGAGGCCGTCGGCGCCGGTGCCGGCGCGATGGCGGGAGGGACCCGCCCGTGA
- a CDS encoding ketoacyl-ACP synthase III family protein, producing MRVSGIHLAGIATHLPEPYPTARAVEEGLYDEEDREESGIESVLVAGETTGPDLAVRAARKALARSGHRPEDFGALLHSSVHFQGPDGWSAHHYVLRHTLDRPVTAVEVRQGCLGMLSALELAAGRLMATSEPPAVLLTSGDNFSTPLADRWRASKLFLLGDAGAAAVVSRRGGFARVLSVGSVSVPSMEELHRGGEPMFPPGPTVGRTLNLEERREFWRREWAKGVPPPMGNFGDTVAAAAHQSLAEAGVTMADISRVCHIGFSQLPLQASFLDPLGIDEKRGVWEFTRTTGHLGAADPVAGLEHLWQTGQVGEGDLVMVIGASPGMEAGCAIVEITVPRETEGEGGHA from the coding sequence GTGAGGGTCAGCGGAATTCATCTCGCGGGCATCGCGACCCATCTGCCCGAGCCGTACCCGACGGCCCGCGCCGTCGAGGAGGGGCTGTACGACGAGGAGGACCGCGAGGAGTCCGGCATCGAGTCCGTGCTCGTCGCGGGCGAGACCACCGGGCCCGATCTGGCCGTGCGCGCGGCCAGGAAGGCGTTGGCCCGCTCCGGTCACCGGCCCGAGGACTTCGGCGCGCTGCTGCACAGCAGTGTCCACTTCCAGGGCCCGGACGGCTGGTCCGCCCACCACTACGTCCTGCGGCACACGCTCGACCGCCCGGTGACGGCCGTCGAGGTACGGCAGGGCTGCCTCGGCATGCTCTCCGCGCTGGAGCTGGCCGCCGGCCGTCTGATGGCCACGTCCGAACCGCCGGCGGTGCTCCTGACCTCCGGCGACAACTTCTCCACCCCGCTGGCGGACCGCTGGCGTGCCTCGAAGCTCTTCCTGCTGGGTGACGCCGGAGCGGCGGCCGTGGTGTCCCGCCGCGGCGGTTTCGCCCGGGTGCTGTCCGTCGGCTCGGTGTCGGTCCCCTCGATGGAGGAACTGCACCGCGGAGGGGAGCCCATGTTCCCGCCCGGTCCCACCGTGGGCCGCACCCTCAACCTGGAGGAGCGCAGGGAGTTCTGGCGCCGCGAGTGGGCAAAGGGAGTCCCGCCGCCCATGGGCAACTTCGGCGACACGGTCGCCGCCGCCGCCCACCAGTCGCTGGCGGAGGCCGGCGTCACGATGGCGGACATCTCCCGGGTCTGCCACATCGGCTTCTCCCAGCTGCCGTTGCAAGCGTCATTCCTGGACCCCCTGGGCATCGACGAGAAGCGGGGCGTCTGGGAGTTCACCCGCACCACCGGCCACCTGGGCGCGGCCGACCCGGTCGCCGGCCTCGAACACCTCTGGCAGACCGGCCAGGTGGGCGAGGGCGACCTCGTGATGGTCATCGGCGCCTCGCCCGGCATGGAGGCGGGCTGCGCCATCGTCGAGATCACCGTCCCCCGCGAGACCGAGGGGGAGGGCGGCCATGCTTGA
- a CDS encoding (2,3-dihydroxybenzoyl)adenylate synthase, translated as MLEGCTPWPEERTREYRAAGHWRGEDLSDLLAAAGAAHGDRTALVHGRRRLTYAELDRRVSRTAAGFVRQGIAAGDRVVVQLPNVPEFVIVCFALFRMGAKPVFSLVSHRSHEIRHLCAISGAVGYVVPGTYQGFDHTRLALDLAGEYDTLRKVFVLDPAVKAAADTPAGLLVALDDVDAEPLPLPPPDPSDVAFFLLSGGTTALPKLIPRTHDDYTYQTRAAAELIELGPEDVYLAVLPAEFNFTWGCPGVVGTLRSGGTVVLVETPIADECFETIERERVTFTSLVPTLAQLWLEAAEWNKADLSSLRLVQIGGARLHASVAERVSPVLGCRLQQVFGMAEGLLTLTRATDSEEAVVTTQGRPLSPADEVRIVGPDGDDLPPGSIGELLARGPYTLQGYYRAPEHNARAFTEDGFYRSGDLARLTADGALVIEGRIKDVIVRGGDKVSAGEVEEHILAHPAVAEVAVVPVPDPFLGERVGAYVVPDGPPPGLRELKEALHADGLADYKLPDWLAIVEKLPLTGLGKVDKKTLAADAAARIRATDAAPSEAATGR; from the coding sequence ATGCTTGAGGGATGCACACCGTGGCCCGAGGAGCGGACACGGGAGTACCGGGCGGCGGGACACTGGCGGGGAGAGGACCTCTCGGACCTGCTGGCCGCCGCCGGGGCGGCACACGGTGACCGCACCGCCCTGGTGCACGGGCGGCGCCGGCTGACGTACGCCGAACTCGACCGACGGGTGTCCCGGACGGCCGCAGGGTTCGTGCGACAGGGCATCGCCGCGGGCGACCGGGTCGTCGTACAGCTGCCGAACGTGCCCGAGTTCGTCATCGTCTGCTTCGCCCTTTTCCGCATGGGGGCAAAGCCGGTGTTCTCGCTGGTCTCCCACCGGTCCCACGAGATCCGCCACCTGTGCGCGATCTCCGGGGCTGTCGGCTACGTGGTACCCGGCACGTACCAGGGCTTCGACCACACGCGGCTGGCCCTCGATCTCGCGGGCGAGTACGACACCCTGCGGAAGGTCTTCGTCCTGGACCCGGCCGTGAAGGCCGCCGCCGACACCCCCGCCGGGCTGCTGGTCGCGCTGGACGACGTCGACGCCGAGCCCCTGCCGCTGCCCCCGCCCGACCCGTCCGACGTCGCGTTCTTCCTGCTCTCCGGTGGCACGACGGCGCTGCCGAAGCTGATCCCGCGGACCCACGACGACTACACCTACCAAACCAGGGCCGCCGCCGAACTGATCGAACTGGGCCCCGAGGACGTCTACTTGGCGGTGCTCCCGGCGGAGTTCAACTTCACCTGGGGGTGTCCCGGCGTGGTGGGCACACTGCGCTCCGGCGGCACCGTGGTCCTCGTGGAGACGCCCATCGCCGACGAGTGCTTCGAGACCATCGAGCGCGAACGCGTCACCTTCACCTCGCTGGTGCCGACCCTGGCGCAACTGTGGCTGGAGGCCGCCGAGTGGAACAAGGCCGACCTGTCGAGCCTGCGGCTCGTGCAGATCGGCGGGGCCCGACTGCACGCCTCCGTCGCGGAGCGCGTCTCCCCCGTCCTCGGATGCCGGCTGCAACAGGTCTTCGGGATGGCGGAGGGGCTGCTCACCCTGACCCGCGCCACCGACAGTGAGGAGGCCGTCGTCACCACCCAGGGCAGGCCGCTCTCGCCCGCCGACGAGGTGCGGATCGTCGGCCCCGACGGCGACGACCTGCCGCCGGGCAGCATCGGCGAACTGCTCGCCCGAGGCCCGTACACCCTCCAGGGCTACTACAGGGCTCCGGAGCACAACGCCCGCGCCTTCACCGAGGACGGCTTCTACCGCTCCGGTGACCTCGCGCGGCTGACCGCCGACGGCGCTCTCGTCATCGAGGGCCGTATCAAGGACGTGATCGTCCGGGGTGGGGACAAGGTGTCCGCCGGAGAGGTGGAGGAACACATCCTGGCCCATCCGGCGGTGGCCGAAGTGGCCGTCGTACCGGTGCCCGATCCGTTCCTGGGCGAGCGGGTCGGCGCCTATGTGGTCCCGGACGGCCCGCCGCCCGGCCTGCGGGAGCTGAAGGAGGCGCTGCACGCGGACGGACTGGCCGACTACAAGCTGCCCGACTGGCTGGCGATCGTCGAGAAGCTGCCGCTGACCGGGCTCGGCAAGGTCGACAAGAAGACCCTCGCCGCCGACGCGGCGGCCAGGATCCGCGCGACGGACGCCGCACCGTCCGAAGCGGCGACCGGCCGATGA
- a CDS encoding phosphopantetheine-binding protein has product MESTAESSDRTPTEVSAALREAVATMIGAEPDKVAPGANLIHLGLGSLEMMRLVNRWRRDGLPVSFRELAAEPTLEAWQRHFDTVTAESGEATA; this is encoded by the coding sequence ATGGAATCCACAGCGGAAAGTTCGGACCGGACACCGACGGAGGTGTCCGCCGCGTTGCGCGAGGCCGTCGCGACCATGATCGGCGCAGAACCCGACAAGGTCGCGCCGGGCGCCAACCTCATACATCTCGGGCTCGGTTCCCTGGAGATGATGCGGCTGGTCAACCGGTGGCGGCGGGACGGGCTGCCCGTCTCGTTCCGTGAACTGGCGGCCGAGCCCACCCTGGAGGCCTGGCAACGGCACTTCGACACCGTCACGGCGGAGTCCGGGGAGGCCACGGCGTGA
- a CDS encoding amidohydrolase family protein: MKGTTPLDDEGLPGRPPALLIRGGHICTADAAARVHPTGSVLVVGDRIAAVGPVEEVAQAVARLTPGQRAGLRTLDAGSMLVMPGFVNNHWHDMFAVRLPFKGALRTPDDRADEPGFMALGGDIAKVSAGFEGFRRLVDALEPDEAGAVARYALWTQLRSGTTTLGDVGSVNRPEALADAALELGIRCSVSAWVADTVCTGSGTPERTRDADTELARIQQVLDRCAADRTGRLRAWPTAPYLTNMSDELGRGLARLSAEYDVPFATHVGALRHEAEAVRTHFGLTPVRRLDRLGLLNDRLMAVHCAFADSEERRMLLDARVHISHSPAKYGPTGESTLSETGLIPELKRSGLDVSLSTDGGVFPVMGMAEEMRAAWQMYNELAADHTTLPASEALAMATRIAARGLAWEHEVGSLEAGKQADLVLVPIDDWRYLLNPRPLEGYLTLGGTQDVHTVLVAGRILLENGRAPHLDEAGLQDDYLRALRSFSARALGIAEKELTALFDDNPRLRTRDTAPASRRV; this comes from the coding sequence GTGAAGGGGACCACCCCGCTGGACGACGAGGGGCTCCCCGGCCGCCCGCCGGCGCTCCTGATCCGCGGCGGACACATCTGTACGGCGGACGCCGCCGCCCGGGTGCACCCCACGGGGTCCGTGCTCGTCGTGGGCGACCGGATCGCCGCCGTGGGCCCCGTCGAGGAGGTGGCACAGGCCGTCGCGAGGCTCACCCCCGGGCAACGGGCGGGGCTGCGGACGCTCGACGCCGGATCCATGCTCGTCATGCCGGGCTTCGTGAACAACCACTGGCACGACATGTTCGCGGTGCGACTGCCCTTCAAAGGTGCCCTGCGCACACCGGACGACCGGGCCGACGAGCCGGGTTTCATGGCCCTGGGCGGCGACATCGCCAAGGTCTCCGCCGGGTTCGAGGGATTCCGCCGCCTGGTGGATGCCCTGGAGCCCGACGAGGCAGGGGCCGTCGCCCGGTACGCCCTCTGGACGCAACTGCGCTCCGGCACCACGACACTCGGCGACGTCGGGTCCGTCAACCGTCCCGAAGCGCTGGCCGACGCGGCGCTGGAACTGGGCATCCGCTGTTCGGTGAGCGCCTGGGTGGCGGACACGGTGTGCACGGGCAGCGGGACCCCCGAGCGGACCCGCGACGCCGACACCGAGCTGGCTCGGATCCAGCAGGTGCTGGACCGGTGCGCGGCGGACCGGACCGGTCGGCTGCGTGCCTGGCCCACGGCCCCCTACCTCACCAACATGAGCGACGAGCTCGGCCGCGGCCTGGCCCGCCTCTCGGCCGAGTACGACGTTCCGTTCGCCACACACGTGGGCGCCCTGCGCCATGAGGCGGAGGCGGTACGCACGCACTTCGGCCTCACCCCCGTGCGCAGGCTCGACCGGCTGGGCCTGCTCAACGACCGGCTCATGGCGGTGCACTGCGCGTTCGCCGACTCCGAAGAGCGGCGGATGCTGCTCGACGCCCGGGTCCACATCAGCCACTCGCCCGCGAAGTACGGCCCCACCGGTGAGTCCACCCTGAGCGAGACCGGTCTCATCCCCGAACTCAAGCGCTCCGGCCTCGACGTGTCGCTGTCGACGGACGGGGGCGTGTTCCCCGTCATGGGCATGGCCGAGGAGATGCGGGCGGCCTGGCAGATGTACAACGAACTCGCGGCGGACCACACCACCCTGCCCGCCAGTGAGGCCCTGGCCATGGCCACCCGGATCGCGGCCCGCGGCCTCGCCTGGGAGCACGAGGTCGGCAGCCTGGAGGCGGGCAAGCAGGCCGACCTGGTGCTCGTGCCCATCGACGACTGGCGCTATCTGCTCAACCCCCGCCCGCTGGAGGGCTATCTGACGCTGGGCGGCACACAGGACGTGCACACCGTGCTGGTGGCGGGCCGGATCCTGCTGGAGAACGGCCGCGCACCGCATCTCGACGAGGCCGGCCTGCAAGACGACTACCTGCGCGCTCTGCGTTCCTTCTCCGCTCGGGCTCTCGGCATCGCCGAAAAGGAGCTCACCGCCCTGTTCGACGACAACCCGCGGCTGCGTACGAGGGACACCGCCCCGGCCAGCCGCCGGGTCTGA
- a CDS encoding 3-deoxy-7-phosphoheptulonate synthase, translated as MSDNTALLLVEDEGAALSLDEVRRWRALPARQQPDWLDDPQLEPVRELLSTKPALVTRDEVATLHALLAEVAQGRLQVVQAGDCAEDPAECGAGPVDRKADLLDELAAVMSAHSGRPVLRVGRIAGQFAKPRSQSVEEVGGRELPVYRGHMVNRPQPDARARRPAPSRMVACYDAAASAVDALRLRGMADGAAPHSQVWTSHEALVLDYELPLLRRNRDGRLLMASTHWPWIGERTRQADGAHIRLLASVDNPVACKVGPSAKPDELVRLCELLDPDRTPGRLTLIARMGAEAVTERLPPLVSAVRAAGHPVSWLSDPMHGNTVTAPGGIKTRRVDTIVREVVGFQDAVVTAGGVAGGLHLETTPYDVTECVADGSGVDRLDGAYTTLCDPRLNPWQALDVVSAWQGKDR; from the coding sequence ATGTCCGACAACACCGCCCTGCTGCTCGTCGAGGACGAGGGCGCCGCCCTCTCCTTGGACGAGGTACGCCGATGGCGGGCGCTGCCCGCCCGGCAGCAGCCCGACTGGCTCGACGACCCACAACTCGAACCCGTACGCGAACTCCTGTCCACCAAGCCCGCGTTGGTCACCCGCGACGAAGTGGCGACACTGCACGCCCTGCTGGCCGAGGTCGCGCAAGGCCGGTTACAGGTGGTGCAGGCCGGCGACTGCGCGGAGGATCCGGCGGAGTGCGGGGCCGGACCCGTCGACCGCAAGGCGGATCTCCTCGACGAGCTCGCCGCGGTGATGAGCGCCCACTCCGGCAGGCCCGTCCTGCGGGTCGGCCGCATCGCCGGCCAGTTCGCCAAGCCCCGCTCCCAGTCCGTGGAAGAGGTCGGCGGACGTGAACTTCCCGTCTACCGCGGGCACATGGTCAACCGGCCCCAGCCCGACGCCCGGGCCCGGCGTCCGGCGCCCTCGCGGATGGTGGCCTGCTACGACGCCGCGGCCTCCGCCGTGGACGCCCTGCGGCTGCGCGGCATGGCCGACGGGGCGGCGCCGCACTCCCAGGTGTGGACCAGCCACGAGGCCCTCGTCCTGGACTACGAACTGCCCCTGCTGCGCCGTAACCGCGACGGCCGCCTGCTGATGGCCTCCACGCACTGGCCGTGGATCGGCGAGCGCACCCGGCAGGCCGACGGGGCGCACATACGCCTGCTCGCCTCCGTGGACAATCCCGTCGCCTGCAAGGTCGGACCGTCCGCGAAACCCGACGAGCTGGTGCGCCTGTGCGAACTGCTCGACCCCGACCGCACGCCGGGCCGGCTCACCCTGATCGCGCGGATGGGAGCCGAGGCCGTGACCGAGCGGCTGCCCCCGCTGGTGTCCGCCGTGCGGGCCGCGGGACATCCCGTCAGCTGGCTGTCCGACCCGATGCACGGCAACACCGTGACCGCGCCCGGAGGCATCAAGACGCGGCGCGTCGACACGATCGTGCGGGAGGTCGTCGGCTTCCAGGACGCCGTCGTGACCGCGGGCGGGGTCGCGGGGGGCCTGCACCTGGAGACGACGCCGTACGACGTCACCGAGTGCGTGGCGGACGGGTCCGGAGTGGACCGGCTGGACGGGGCGTACACCACGCTGTGCGACCCGCGGCTCAACCCCTGGCAGGCGCTCGACGTGGTCTCCGCATGGCAGGGCAAGGACCGATGA
- a CDS encoding 2,3-dihydro-2,3-dihydroxybenzoate dehydrogenase, with protein sequence MKDTIAVVTGAAGGIGSAVAEALAVRGVSVALLDRDADRLHVVAKELRGAGHRAMAFPVDVTSSQDVEAVVEAVEERLGPIDRLVNAAGVLRGGHVDGFTDEDWQATFAVNTTGVFHMSRAVVRRMKPRRRGALVTIASNAAGTARMEMAAYAASKAAASMFTKCLGLESAAYGIRCNVVAPGSTDTPMLTALWDDESAARVSIDGVPEAFRVGIPLAKLARPQDVADAVLFLLSDGAAHITMHHLTVDGGAALGA encoded by the coding sequence ATGAAGGACACGATCGCGGTGGTGACCGGTGCGGCAGGAGGCATCGGGAGCGCGGTGGCCGAGGCGCTGGCCGTACGCGGAGTGTCGGTCGCCCTGCTGGACCGGGACGCCGACCGGCTGCACGTGGTGGCCAAGGAGCTGCGGGGGGCGGGTCACCGGGCGATGGCCTTCCCGGTCGACGTCACCTCCAGCCAGGACGTCGAGGCGGTGGTCGAGGCGGTCGAGGAACGGCTCGGCCCCATCGACCGGCTCGTCAACGCTGCCGGAGTGCTGCGCGGCGGCCATGTCGACGGCTTCACGGACGAGGACTGGCAGGCGACCTTCGCCGTCAACACCACAGGCGTCTTCCACATGTCGCGCGCCGTCGTGCGCCGGATGAAACCGCGGCGGCGCGGCGCCCTGGTCACGATCGCCTCCAACGCCGCGGGCACCGCCCGCATGGAGATGGCCGCGTACGCGGCGTCGAAGGCCGCCGCGTCCATGTTCACCAAGTGCCTCGGCCTGGAGAGCGCCGCCTACGGCATCCGCTGCAACGTGGTCGCTCCCGGATCGACCGACACCCCCATGCTGACCGCGCTGTGGGACGACGAGTCCGCGGCCCGCGTCTCGATCGACGGTGTTCCGGAAGCCTTCCGGGTCGGCATCCCGCTGGCCAAGCTGGCCCGCCCCCAGGACGTCGCCGACGCCGTGCTGTTTCTGCTGTCGGACGGCGCGGCGCACATCACCATGCACCACCTCACCGTCGACGGCGGGGCCGCGCTCGGCGCGTGA
- a CDS encoding isochorismatase family protein, with protein MAIPAIEPYPMPTEGDLPANKASWSVSPSRAVLLVHDMQNYFLRPFTAGRSPVDPLVRNTVRLRQTCAELGVPVAYTAQPGSMTEQQRGLLKDFWGPGMTAGPQDRAVVEELAPSESDTVFTKWRPSAFFNTSLLELLRDTGRDQLIVCGVYAHVGILMTTGEAYAHDIQTFVVGDAVADFTLAEHRMTLQYVATRCGMTLPTDAVVRQLEEASRS; from the coding sequence GTGGCCATCCCGGCGATCGAGCCCTACCCGATGCCCACGGAAGGCGACCTGCCGGCCAATAAGGCCTCGTGGTCCGTGAGCCCGTCCCGTGCCGTCCTGCTCGTGCACGACATGCAGAACTACTTCCTACGGCCGTTCACCGCCGGCCGTTCACCCGTCGACCCACTGGTCCGCAACACCGTCCGGCTCAGGCAGACCTGCGCCGAGCTGGGCGTCCCCGTCGCCTACACGGCGCAACCGGGTTCCATGACCGAACAACAGCGTGGACTGCTCAAGGACTTCTGGGGCCCGGGCATGACCGCGGGGCCGCAGGATCGCGCCGTCGTCGAGGAACTGGCGCCGAGCGAGTCCGACACGGTGTTCACCAAGTGGCGGCCGAGCGCCTTCTTCAACACGAGCCTGCTGGAACTGCTCCGCGACACGGGCCGGGACCAGCTGATCGTGTGCGGCGTGTACGCCCACGTCGGCATTCTCATGACCACGGGGGAGGCGTACGCCCACGACATCCAGACGTTCGTGGTGGGGGACGCCGTCGCCGACTTCACCCTGGCCGAACACCGTATGACGCTCCAGTACGTCGCGACGCGCTGCGGTATGACGCTGCCCACCGACGCAGTGGTGCGGCAGCTGGAGGAGGCGAGCCGCTCATGA